The genomic region TTAAATAATCTAAAGGTGAAAATTAGAAATTATCTGATTAAGTGATTGTCAAATAGTACCACAAAAAAATATTGTACATTTGTTTTAATTACTCCACATCATATCTTCTTTTATTGTCAACTAGGAGAAGGTAAACTATATACCCACTTTTTAGTTGTCCCTTTTTACTTGTTAGCCTTCCATCTTgtcttaatttattaaaaagttACCTTTTGGAATAATTCGCTCCGTTCAAGTAAGCAACTCTCTGCCAGTCAGCTGTTGattattaaacaaaatttgTTTAAGTTAGTTATTCGGTTTGTATAGACAACTTCTGCAGttaattgtcaaaaaaataaaatttgaaatgcaTTAAATGTTGAGAATTGTCCACTCGAGCGTGTAACATCTTTCCCTCGTTTTGTTGGCTTGTTGAATGGTGAAGAAGAAAGATTCAACTCAAGTTCTCAAACATCTCGAACCAATAAGGAATAGAGGGGGCATATGCTAGGAGAGCTTCCATTTGACCTCACCTCCCAACGAATATCCTTTGCAAATAATTCATCCAATCTCCACATGCAACCCAAACTCTTGTGATATTCCCTTAAATCCCAATCGAATATTTCCCACAAATTTTCTCAACAATAAACCCTCTTCCACTCCAACAACTACTTGCTTATATTACGATTTACAGTACACTCATCATGGTGACCTCCTTTcctgcttctctctctctaaatccctctctctctcctcctccctttTCTGCAACCAATACTCAACTATCCTACTCCTCGCCCTTTCCTCCTCTCAGATTCCCAGCCTGCCGATCCTCACGAACAAAACCCAGTAGCCTTTGCGGTAAAGGTGTTCGATTGTGTTGCTCTGAGAGACCAAAAAGTAGAAAACTTGAGCTTAAAGCCAGCGACATGACTATTACAGAGGTCGGGCAAgaggaaaaggaagaggaagagggtCCTCCTCCATATGCTGAGTCGGAGATTAACTCGAGACCTCGTCGCATTGCTCTCTTCGTCGAGCCTTCTCCCTTTGCGTgagtctctctctctgtccctACTGTTTTGCTACTTTGATTTAGCTTcactaaattttcaattttgagatTACCCATGTTGTCAAAATGCTTTCTTTTGCTCTCTTTAATTGTGgctgtttaaattttttaaggCATAATTAAGTGAAGTTTATGCATTTAGGTGCTGCCATTGGCAGTAGGTTTGCTTCTAATCTGGTTTTTTAGATTTAACTAACATTGTGTTAGGTGAATTGTCTATGACAGACGTCCTGCATCGAGAATTTCTGTTGGTTTTAAACTTTAACTATGAGGCATTTGTGGTTCCTTTGAAGGTTGTACGTCAACTAATCGTTAACTTCAGCTAAAATTTCGTTGTTTTAGTTTCGGTTGACTTCAAATTTAGTGTTAAAAAATGACTTGTGCTACTGTTTTAGCTGGTAGATTTAGTGGCTCTTTCCGTCTGCCAGCTGCTGTCCGGCTTGCTGGTTTGTCCATTCTGGCATGTCATGGGCGTCTGTTGGGATCATTGTTTGATGAGTTATTGGCTAGTTTTGTCTATTAGCTATTAAGTGTTCTTTCTATTGGGATCAGTGAACTGCATTCAAGTTAGTCTTTGTTGCAGTACAGGAGTATAACACATTGGGAACGTAATTTGAGCTTTGGTTATTTGTAATTTCTGCTCTTTTAAATATTCAGCTGATATGAACGACCAAGGGTTGCCTATTGAAAGTGCTGTTTTTTCTATTTATCCTTAGAAACgtaaattaaaataatgtaTTGCATTCAAGTAAGCCTTTGTAGTAGTACAGGTGTATAACACATTAGAAACGTAATTTGAGCTTTGGTTATTTGTAATTTCTACTCTGTTAAATTTTCAGCTGGTTATTTGCCTATTGAAAGTGCTGTTTTTCTGTTTATCCCACAGATATGTGTCAGGTTATAAAAATCGGTTCCAGAATTTCATTCGATACTTGCGTGAAATGGGGGATGAGGTAAATTCTTTATATCTCCACGTTTTGTATTATATTGTGTATGGATATCCTTAATTGAACCTGCATTAGTGAGAATCAGATTCGTTGCTAAATTGGCATTTACATGCCTATTTAAACTTCGAGGCAGTGAAATTCTTTAAATTTCTAATGTCTTTAAACGAGGTCTGACATATTTTCTTGCTGATACATGGTACAGGTGATGGTTGTGACAACCCATGAAGGAGTTCCTGACGAATTTTATGGAGCAAAGTTGATTGGATCCCGAAGGTAAGCTATATAGTGATCTAATTTCTATTGTTTTGGTGCAAAAAGGATAAGAAACAAAAAGCATACAAAACATTACTTTTCCTAATATCTCTCCCATTGGTTTGCtcttttttgtattatttctcAGTTTTCCCTGCCCCTGGTATCAAAAGGTGCCCCTTTCCCTTGCACTTAGTCCTAGAATAATTTCGGAGGTTGCTCAGTTCAAGCCTGACATTATACATGCATCCTCGCCTGGAATTATGGCAAGTATTCAAATCGTtcttattcttttctttgtagaTGGTAGATTGACTCTGTATATATAGATAAACtagagtaataacaaagaatTGAAAAGATAGCTGACGCGGAACACTATTTTTCAGGTTTTCGGCGCCCTCATTATCGCTAAGTTGTTATGTGTCCCTATAGTGATGTCGTATCACACTCATGTGCCAGTGTGAGTTTAATTCCTTATATTATTGAAGTTTGTCAgatatcattttatattttgaaaattcaaattcatttaaTTACTTATGAAGAAAGTAATGTATGTTTATGAGTGCTTTGGACTGAGCCTTGGTCTCTTTTGTTATGCAGATATATCCCGAGATACACCTTCAGTTGGCTGGTGAAACCCATGTGGTTGGTCATAAGTATGTAACCCTAACTGTATACTGGCCTCATATAGTGATATGGATACCAGAGCATATAATTACCATTGTTGTTTTCGTTATCAGAGTTTCTGCACAGAGCTGCTGATCTCACACTAGTGCCATCAGCTGCAATCAGTAAGGATCTCCTAGAAGCTGGGGTGGCCGCAGGTGATTATAGTGAAAGTGTTTGATGTCTCAATCCCAGATTTACTTTTCGGAAAATTTGGATTgattagaaaggaaaaaaaatgtgtcCATTCAGCACAATTGTAAACTAATCTTTAATTGCTTATTTGCAGCTAATACAATCCGTCTTTGGAATAAGGGTGTTGATTCGGAAAGCTTCCATCCCCGCTTCCGTTCTCATGAAATGCGTATAAGACTAAGGTAGTGCCTCTATTAGTCAATTTGCCTCTCTCACTTTCCCATTGGGTTGGAAACTTTTTTTAATTCGTGTATGTTGTTGTGAACAGCAATGGTGAACCTGAGAAACCTTTAATTGTTCATGTTGGAAGACTTGGAGTGGAGAAGAGTTTGGATTTTCTGAAAAGGTAGCGTGCTTCTCTCTTACAAAtaacatatttaaaatttaaacgtgGATGTTGTTATATCTTGTGGTAGATCTCCTCTCTAATTTGTACcttgattttataaaaatatttacaatttgcAGCCTTTAACTTATGAACCATTTGGATTTAACAGTGTCATGGATCGGCTTCCTGGAGCACGAATTGCTTTCATTGGAGATGGACCATACAGGTATTACTCTGGTACATAGTGAACTTTTAGAATTCTAGGTGGTAATCTGCGTCTACAGAAAAGCTTGTGAAAAATTGATGCAGCAGCTTGTTATTGGAAATGCCGGAAAAAACGTGTTCCCTTCTCAACATAAAAAGCACTTGTACTCATTCAATTGTATGGCTTTTATTTTTGCAGGGAGGATCTGGAAAAACTGTTTGATGGCATGCCTGCAGTATTTACAGGAATGTTAGGAGGTGAAGAGCTCTCGCAGGCATATGCCAGTGGCGATGTTTTTGTGATGCCTTCAGAATCAGAGACACTTGGGCTTGTTGTATTGGAGGCTATGTCTTCAGGTATCCCTGTGGTGGGAGCTCGAGCTGGTGGAATCCCAGATATAATTCCCACAGATCAGGAGGGGAAAACTGGCTTTCTCTACGATTATAATGACCTTGATGACTGCTTAAGTAAGTTGCAGCCCCTGCTGGAGAACAAGGACTTAAGGGAAACAATTGGCAAGGCAGCACGTGAGGAAATGGAGAAATACGATTGGAAAGCAGCCACGCGAGTAATTCGAAATGAGCAATACAATGCTGCCATTTGGTTCTGGAGGAAGAAGAGAGCGCAATTTCTTAGACCTCTGCAGTGGTTCATGAAGCGCATTTTTCCTCCAACCACATCAGCAATCAAGTACAGGTGATTTCAGGTCCTACTGCTTTCAGCACAGGTAACTAGTTATTTGTAAACTTGCTTTGCGCTTCAAAAGAAGTTATTGTTGGATTATACTTGGGATAATTGTAGATTATTTGTTTGTAAATATGGAACGGTAGACAATGTCAGTTACGTCGTTCTCTTGCTCATTTTTATGTTCACGAAACTGCATTTG from Pyrus communis chromosome 9, drPyrComm1.1, whole genome shotgun sequence harbors:
- the LOC137745088 gene encoding sulfoquinovosyl transferase SQD2-like, coding for MVTSFPASLSLNPSLSPPPFSATNTQLSYSSPFPPLRFPACRSSRTKPSSLCGKGVRLCCSERPKSRKLELKASDMTITEVGQEEKEEEEGPPPYAESEINSRPRRIALFVEPSPFAYVSGYKNRFQNFIRYLREMGDEVMVVTTHEGVPDEFYGAKLIGSRSFPCPWYQKVPLSLALSPRIISEVAQFKPDIIHASSPGIMVFGALIIAKLLCVPIVMSYHTHVPVYIPRYTFSWLVKPMWLVIKFLHRAADLTLVPSAAISKDLLEAGVAAANTIRLWNKGVDSESFHPRFRSHEMRIRLSNGEPEKPLIVHVGRLGVEKSLDFLKSVMDRLPGARIAFIGDGPYREDLEKLFDGMPAVFTGMLGGEELSQAYASGDVFVMPSESETLGLVVLEAMSSGIPVVGARAGGIPDIIPTDQEGKTGFLYDYNDLDDCLSKLQPLLENKDLRETIGKAAREEMEKYDWKAATRVIRNEQYNAAIWFWRKKRAQFLRPLQWFMKRIFPPTTSAIKYR